The Pseudophryne corroboree isolate aPseCor3 chromosome 12, aPseCor3.hap2, whole genome shotgun sequence genomic sequence caatacctcattgactggaagggctatggtcctgaagaacgctcttggaccaatgcctcagacgtccatgctcctgccttggtccgaaatttccacgcaaagtttcctttaaagcctaagaagtgtcctggggccactcctaaaggggggggggggggtgctgtcacgatccgggtatctggacgccattacttacccttcagatgcctcctaaggctggctcagcgttccaggaccggatcccgctgttcctgagtttccacatgcagaatgtcagagtggtgatttcatcagccgcggcctccgctgtgcccgcgtggttaaatgtgcgcttgtcagtctggcgtctcctgtctcctgtggccggcgttgccattactgtttcaattctcacatggattacaaaccaaacttccctccaagtgtctgcatgggcgcagccatcttggattttgtcatctgagcatttccaccaatctgctgtctgtattgttgatttgcataattgcctagccaaccccttccttgctgcaggtataagtaagctgtgcctgagcaaggaaggcgtcagtgctttggttgtctaacctagttccagtttgtctctctcctgtggttgtcttccaggttccagctcctgtctccagacttctgctatagagacccgcaccagcattccatctgcggtgtagcctgactctccgatccattctggactcacctgtttccagttacaacaatcacctgcttccagcccagcttccagcagtgtacagcttctcttaaagggccggtgtcctttctgcagtttaccactctccaccggtattattatttcaccgctctcaaactccaaacttcatcaatcacctgcttccagcccagcttccagcagtgtacagcttctcttaaagggccggtgtcctttctgcagtttaccactctccaccggtattattatttcaccgctctcaaactccaaacttcattattatttcatcgctctcaagttcgtttattatttaactggttccagccagtatccactccgtaccaacaacagtctggttccagccagtatccacagcagccgtttttcagcaacccagcctttcctggaacaccagctggtacgatcctgggttctctccattgctacagtcaggtctggtaaggactttccaactagaaaattataagaactgtctcaccctaccagtgcctgtggcccttgccaccctgtagtacccaggaattgtatttatcctctgttgacttttatgcttcctttactgctgctgtgttacggagtttgtcataataaacatcattgacttttatcctggttgtcgtggtcacgccttcgggcagttattctacatgttacttacatgtctaggggtctgatacaacctcccaggttccgttacatctcagcccctacaactgaggctgcctcccgtcagctcaggccctcagttgtgacacaaccgCTACAAATAACACTAGCAGATATGACGTAGCGCTCCGGacagaaaaaaacaaacagacACATAGCACTGGAACGCGGAAGCACACCTTAACGACCTGCGTTCCAGCTAAACTCTATACCCAACCCATTGTGGGAAGCAATGGTCACCCATAATTAGGGCAGAGGGCAGTATACAccaacagaaaaaaaataaaaaataacatacaAAAAACAGACATAACACGACAGGGAAAAGATCTTGCGGCAAAGAGAGGTTAAATGGATCTATGAGCTGGACACCGTTGCGCCCCGCGGACTAAATGAATATAATTCCTATAATATCTTTTTGAAGTAGGGCTGTAATGATCTGACAGAGCTTGGCATTGAATTACATTATGAATTGATTATATATGTTTTGTTTATCTTTGGTTGATCCAATTATGGATTTGCCCACTAACAATTTTAATAGGTTATGTCTGTTTTTTGTATgttattttgttgtttttttctgttgttgtataCTGCCCTCTGCCCTAATTATGAAACTTTATTTATCATTATTGCGCTAAAAGTGAATGGGCAATTAAAAGCCTGTAAGCTGTTATTACTTTTCTGGTGAAAAATCGTTTGTGAAAATGAATTTTCTATTTTTTTACAATTGTTTTAATTGTATTTTAATAAAATAATCTTCCAAATTGTATATCAATACATTGGGTGTATCTGTGCATAGCGAAGTAACAGTCTATCCTCGGTTCATATTTAGCTTACATATCGTTTCTATTGGTTTAGTAACTAATTAAGACAATTGTAATTAAAGCActcctcaaaaaaacttttttcaatgtatatatatatatatatatatatatatatatgtcatccttagaagcCAAACCTGTCCCCCACCATATAGCTGACCTTCTGTATGCACATGTtaagattggcagccaccagcactggttttgtctataacattgtctataaataatttgaattggtcctgggccaccaatccaaggcacccctgcaagtgtcctgaggtaccTTAGGGTGCCAATGGCACACCGTTTGAGAAACACTGGTcaattgtgtacccagcttaattattgcagttggtctgtgggttacagctcccagctccacttctgCAAAAAATGTAACAATGTAATTTGTgttacaagctgcagagattaaccctttctgtgactgctgtacagggaatcacacaaactctattcatagggctgaattcaattaggggagaagtTCTCGCCACGCgaagaagtgcaagtatataccgcgcaCTTACAGTAACATTGGAttcgcagatattttcttgcaatacactatatatatatatatatatatatagaaacatagaatgttacTGCAGGCATTAGTGTTAGTTTAGGGgtcagggtcagggccagcaacagaaatcttggggcccagtacactgatatctctggggcccccacaaCCCCCTTAACTTTGCAGAGGGGACAtttaaaaaaatggagcctttaacTTAGACTGTCAGTGAACCAGGCCTGTGGTATTCCTGCTGGTTTACCTGGCTCTttggtggcagggacatacagaaaagcaccagtgcagcgacatgcagaatgatggcaatacagcatagaccacagggactggacaaagtgatggggtaaaaggaggggggaaagGTTtgggggcctgttaattgttttcctacttAAACTGAGCAGTTGGAGCATAtattttaaaaagcaatattggcactgtggccccattatttgtgTCCCTGATACTTGGGGCCCCCTGAACCCCGAGGCCCTGCACAAGTGTCTCCTTTGTTCTCCCCTGTCGCTGGGCCTGGATACAGCACTGAGAACAGACAGCAGCAGAGTGGAAGATCACTGCTGGTGGACCTGCAGGTTAAGGGCTGTGGGCAAAGGACATAAACTACATGGGTTCTGAGCTTACTTTATATCCCAAATTAGGACTTTCTGCTGAGGGAAAAAGACTGTTTCATTCAATTGGGGGATGCTGCAGGATCACAAACATCAAACTCCAGAACTCAACAGGTAAATGGGCCAAAGAGAAGTCTACTGACCAGGGTCTGGATGGTCCATGTATCTGTTGAGGTAGACAACTCACAGAGGAGATAACCATCAGTGTGCTGGTACTTTATGTGAGAATCTACAGTATGATAATGCCATGGCCAGAAGCAGAGATGCAGGACAGATGCAAAGTGCCCTCAGCATCTAGGCTACTCTGCATGAATTATAGGGCATTGGAAATGATAGAAAATGATCACAATGGAGAGCTTGCCAAGGACAAATTGCTTTGTCTAGAAACAAGAAATACTCCATAATGCTTAGCTAAATATCTTATCCTGTAACAGGAAATCTCACGTTTGCACATGGATGCAGCAGGAGAAATAGTGCATCTAGCATAGCAAGCAAGACTGTGATCTGCATATTTTTGGCCATCAGAGTAACATTTACAACTCCATTGTCATCAAGTAAACCATATTTTCAGATATAAATCAGCTTTTGCAAGCTATAATAACATGCATTGAAACTGAAAATTTTATAATTCTAAAACGTTTGTACTAGATTAACTGGAAAATGCTAATTGTCTCACAAGCTCCAGAGACCTACTGTACAGTGCAAATGAGTTAAGAGCAATACAATTTCTAACAATTATTTGCTGTCATTTACTCCAGGGATCAGCAAACATAATATAAAGGACAATGATTTTCTCATTCAATGTTGCTATGTAGTCACTGACAGAGTCCACCCCATGCATTCAGATTTTTTACTTTGCTACAAAAACGTACGTGAGTAGAATTCTTTTAAAAGTACAATAGTTTAattacacaaaataaataaatagtttggTCTAAGCAATAAAAAATTccactttaaggtaaactatttagaattatttttgaaaaaataataatacttacaatactaattatataaaaaaaagtcttTGTGACCACAATTTTTATACTATTAATGTATTGCAAAAATAATTTTACTGAAAACTAGTTGTTAATAAGACAATGCCAAAATTAAAGAAATTGCGGAGCACTAACAGAATAATTTTTTAATAGATAATTGCTATTTCTGAATAACTGACACAACTAACTGCTGTCAACTTTTTATCTTTAATGGCAGCTTTTTCTAATCATTGGTTTCAGTTCATTTGACCTACTGCGGTACCAATTGTTCTCTCTTACTAGACTTCTGCTTATTATACAATTCTAGTTTTCCTTTATTATATACAAAaaattctatttatttattatataagtTATTCTAGTGCTCCCTTTATTATATACATTAAATCTAATTCCCAGTTATTATATAATTATTTCTGGTGCTCCCTACAGTATGTTATATACATTTGTTCTATTTCCCTTTTATTATATAATTAATTCTAGTGCTTCCATTATATACATGAATTATGTCTCCCtgtaattatataattatagtGCTCCCTTCATTATGTAAATTAATTCTATTATCCCATTATataatttaattgttccctttattACATAAATTAATATTAGTACATAAATTAATATTAGTACAAAATATATCCTATAAAATAATTCTAATCCCCCAGTTATTATAAAAAAATTCTAGTACCCCATTTATTCTATAAAGCATTATTGTGACTGCTACATTTGTCAATCAATTCTCTATAATATAAATTAATCCTACcacacatttttttaaatgaattcTAGCATCATCAGTATtatataaattaaatctgctgcctcCTTTATTATACAAGTTAAATCTAGTGTAAGTAATAGCTTTCTTTGCTATGGATATTGCCATTAATTAGGAATTTCAATAAGGTTAAGGAGCAATTTCATCATCAGTCACCAGATGGCCACTGATAGTTATGTTCACCATGAGTTGCGTCTGTGGACACATAATTACAGCTGGTCCAAAAAAAAAAGCTTTCCATTTTACATAAGGTCAATGAACTGAAAATAGTCAGAGGGCAAGATTTGGTAAGGCCTAGGTAACTCAATTCACATTTACTTGGTCAGGCCTTCTGTTGCTCCCTATCTGTATCTTCTATGTAAGAGGCATCCCTGAAGAAATTGATTTATACCAGCAAATGCAGATATTTATATTCTGGTGATGAATTCTCTGTTCATGGTCTATAGGCTCAAGAGTATGGAATCTCTAACGATAAGAGGGAGCTGCTAAGGAGAGTGCCAATCCCTTCTTCTTTCCTCACATATTTATATGAGAGTTGTCTTGATTCCTCAGGACAATCCAAGAGTGCCAAACTCATCCTTGATTTCCACACTGAGATCTCTAACTgcagtgttccagtgcttccatccACCTATCTCCTAAATATCATAGGTAACATTCCTTAAAAGGATGGAAACATTGTAAGCATTCCTTAAAATTACAGCCACTTTACCTTACTGGACCTTGATTGGTCATCTAGAAATGTTACTATTTATGCAGGTCAGCTCTCTAAATATAAATAACAAGCTATCTTAATAaaactaacatatatatatataaacacacatcttTGAGGGGAGACTAATGTGAATTTTAATTTCATTATTTGCCATTCTTTAATTCTTTACCACCAGGTATCAATTGGATGTGATGGAAGACTCAAACATAACTTCTCCAGAAAGATTCATCCTACTTGGGTTATCTGATGTCCCTTACCTCCAGGTTATCTGTTTTCTTGTGTTTTTGTTGATTTATGTTACCACGTTATCAGGAAATCTTCTACTGATCCTTGTAATGAGGATCAATCCAAAACTACACAGTCCCATGTACTTCTTCCTGAGTAACCTCTCTGTTATTGATGTAGGCTTCTCCTCTTCTATAGTACCCGTAATCCTAATGAATACCCTAGCCAGAGACCGGAGTATTTCCCGATTAGGATGTGCAGCCCAGATGTTCTTCTCTTTGACATTAGGGGCaacagaatgtataatactggcggTCATGGCCTACGATAGATTTGCTGCCATCTGTAAGCCATTGTACTACAACATCATCATGAGCAAGAAATTGTGCTTTTGTTTAGCTGCCGGGTCATGGAGTGTGGGCTTCATCAACTCCATTGTTCATGTGCCCCTCACATTCCAACTGCCATTCTGCAGGTCCCACCTTGTCAACCACTTCTTCTGTGAGGTACATCCATTCCTTCGACTGTCCTGCAGAGATACTCGGCTCAATGACATATTAATGTATATCTCAGCAGGGATTATTGTTATATGTTCATTCATTTTAACACTAATTTCCTACGTCCATATTATCTCCTCCATCTTGAAGATCCGTTATGCCCAAGGGAGGTATAAAGCTTTCTCCACCTGTGCCTCCCACCTCAATGTTGTCACCCTCTTTTATGGGACCATTATGTTCAGGTATCTGCAGCCCCACTCCAGTTACTCTCATGAAACAGACATAGTTGTGTCTATTCTTTATACAACAGTGACTCCAATGTTGAATCCCTTCATTTACAGTGTGAGGAATAAGGATGTTAAATACACCATAATGAATCATCTGAGTAGGCGATAAACTGTCTGAAACCAATTCCTGATCTGAAGTAGCCCCATATTTAACCATTTTAGTTTTAATTATTCTATTGATGATTCCAAAGTGGAACACTTTTATGTGGAGTCATTTTAGGAACTAACTGGTGGTTCCCTAGAGCTCATGGATTAGTCAAATCTATTCAAGGTTATAAAGTTTAGCTGAAGCATCCAATAGTACTATAGGAAATATATGTAATATCGCATaaagtgcatgataatgtacagacCAACCCATGTGCACATTGAGTGCCCACAATACTTGAATATTATATGGCATCCTGACAGACAGAAATGATTGAGCATAATTGTATTTACATGCATATCATTGTGTGTACATAAAAACATTGCAAGTCATTAGATGTACTGGAACATCTGGAAGATGTATCTTCTGCACAGGACCTAATGGGTACTTGAAACTCACTATCAGAAAAATGGAAGATCAGACCATGCAAGATTGTAAATACCTCTTCAGACATGTGAGTATTAGCATAGAGccacacagaaaaaataagaaaatacagatgcacactctatagtactaagcactgctaatgagaataattataataatctcTGCAATCTAACAGATCAAAATTAAGGTGCTTATCATAATATTTGGCCAAAAAAATATGCGCCCACCAACTAATGACCTGGTGACCTCATATGGTGGGTCCCTAAAACTAAGGTTTAAGTCCAGGACACGGGACCCCCCAAGTATGCACAGGCCAACCACCCCAAGGCACCACACTACTGACAGGTTAAAGTGTTAGCAACTGTTAATAAGTAAGAAGCATAATTTATTTGTTACCTACTGTAGATGAGAGGTGTTAT encodes the following:
- the LOC134981315 gene encoding olfactory receptor 5AP2-like, with protein sequence MEDSNITSPERFILLGLSDVPYLQVICFLVFLLIYVTTLSGNLLLILVMRINPKLHSPMYFFLSNLSVIDVGFSSSIVPVILMNTLARDRSISRLGCAAQMFFSLTLGATECIILAVMAYDRFAAICKPLYYNIIMSKKLCFCLAAGSWSVGFINSIVHVPLTFQLPFCRSHLVNHFFCEVHPFLRLSCRDTRLNDILMYISAGIIVICSFILTLISYVHIISSILKIRYAQGRYKAFSTCASHLNVVTLFYGTIMFRYLQPHSSYSHETDIVVSILYTTVTPMLNPFIYSVRNKDVKYTIMNHLSRR